The Bacteroidales bacterium genome includes a region encoding these proteins:
- a CDS encoding DUF2202 domain-containing protein — MKTRNAPIWLIMAITAVSFLMLQCSKSEASHMDEVYKYVSPAEKSLQLEEQNPDNDVIIQCIYDCINSMPVEEISESELAAITYMREEELLAHDVYVAMYALYSVPVFNNISKSETIHTTAMLALLEKYELPDPAANHQQGIFQELVLQALYDTLTAMGSASFQDALIVGATIEDLDINDLMVDLANNVDNTDITYTLQQLLRGSRNHLRAFHAHLTFQGLTYTPQYISQELYDEITSSPWQVGNGFCVCSFPAKDNSNIMRKE; from the coding sequence ATGAAAACAAGAAATGCACCAATCTGGCTGATAATGGCTATAACCGCTGTTAGTTTTTTGATGTTACAATGCTCCAAGAGCGAGGCATCGCACATGGATGAAGTTTACAAATACGTAAGTCCTGCCGAGAAGTCGCTGCAACTCGAAGAACAAAACCCTGACAATGATGTAATCATTCAATGCATTTACGACTGTATCAATAGCATGCCTGTCGAAGAAATCTCAGAAAGTGAACTCGCTGCAATAACATACATGCGCGAAGAAGAGCTGCTGGCGCATGATGTATATGTGGCCATGTACGCACTTTATTCGGTGCCGGTTTTCAACAACATCAGCAAAAGCGAAACCATCCACACCACGGCCATGCTTGCCCTGCTCGAAAAATACGAATTGCCCGATCCGGCTGCCAACCATCAGCAGGGAATATTTCAGGAGCTGGTGCTTCAGGCGCTCTATGATACACTTACAGCAATGGGTTCCGCCTCGTTTCAGGATGCGCTTATAGTGGGAGCCACCATCGAAGACCTCGACATCAACGACCTGATGGTAGATTTGGCTAATAATGTGGACAATACCGACATCACCTACACCCTGCAGCAGCTCCTGCGCGGCTCGCGCAATCATCTGCGTGCTTTCCACGCACATCTTACTTTCCAGGGTCTTACCTACACACCGCAGTATATTTCCCAGGAACTCTATGATGAGATTACCTCATCGCCCTGGCAGGTGGGCAATGGTTTCTGTGTCTGTTCATTTCCGGCTAAAGACAATTCCAATATTATGCGTAAAGAATAA
- a CDS encoding CusA/CzcA family heavy metal efflux RND transporter produces the protein MLDRIIEFSIKNRLIVGLLTLAMVAWGIYNFSTLAIDAVPDITNNQVQVITVSPSLAPQEIEQFISFPVEIAMANIQDVTEIRSISRYGLSVVTIVFKDKVNSYLARQLVSEQIKMAEGDIPDGMGSPEMMPVTTGLGEIYQYVLEPKPGYEDMYSLMEIRTIQDWIVKRFLSGIPGIVEISSFGGLVKQYEVTIDPRTLVGMNLTISEIFEALEQNNQNTGGSYIEKGPNAYYIRAEGLVKNLDDIGNILVKKQGGVPVKIKDVATVQFGAPPRFGAMTKDGKGEVVGGITLMLKGENSNQVVKNVKSRIEELHKILPEGITINPYLDRSELIHKTINTVSENLILGGLIVIFVLVLLLGNLRAGLIVASVIPLSMLFAFSMMNLFGVSANLMSLGALDFGMIVDGTVIIVEGIIHQLHRNYKGKITQSQLDESISQAGHRVSRAAVFGIVIILIVYLPILAFTGIEGKMFKPMAQTVSFALIGALLLSFTYVPMISSLALSRKVSHKTNIADRIMNFFKRMHRPTLEVAMRYKFTVILLVVVLLAVSFYQFSRMGGEFLPTLEEGDIAAQMTLPPGSSLSESIATSTKAEKILLERFPEVQSVVSKIGTAEIPTDPMAVEDADIMIVMKPKSEWVSADNREDLMQLMKQELDVLAGISFEFTQPIQLRFNELMTGVRSDVAVKIYGEELDILYEKANQAAAIIDKIAGAGDVRVEHIVGLPQIVVNYDYDKLALYDVNIKEVNKIIRAAFAGEAAGVVFEGERRFELVVRLAENYRTNQNSLQNLRINRPGQKLVLLSQVADISFKEGPMQISRDDTKRRIVVGINVRNRDVESFVKEMDERLSANLTLPAGYYLTYGGSFENLRAAQRSSGVAVPVALALIFILLYFAFHSVKQSLMVFTAIPLAAVGGIWALYLRDMPFSISGGVGFIALFGVAVLDGIVLISYYNQLEKEGITDIYERVRVGTADRLRPVLMTSFVAALGFLPMAISTAAGAEVQRPLATVVIGGITSATFLTLVVLPILYLIFNEKIKISFKRKMKIPLWLLLLIIPAALSAQNQERPQTLSLQQALQMAVENNYELKNARINVEIADKLRKTAFDLPAPEATYEWGQINSALSDRHLSISQSVAFPTVYISRSKLQKRNLLMRQSEFVVTEAAILRQIKTLYIQWMTAYAKHQLTQQEESIYRDFTRAVQLRYQTGEVPLLTQSVAETQALSIENKMYTNLMAQNEYEQMLKNLLGISGSYVPGQQMLKLPAPALPAEITENSAPSLAYLQTKSNLMEAALSVERNKYFPAFNVGYFNQTIDETTGFDGWQVGVSVPLWFWPQQAQVQVAKLQQQQVIAELDFQRTRLNSELHRLANQLILVQQMVDRFEAQALAKADQILTDSQTSLMAGEMTYFEFVMSISHAYQIKYDYLELLANYNLTIIQLEEIINANNN, from the coding sequence ATGCTCGACCGAATTATCGAATTCTCCATCAAAAACCGACTCATCGTAGGTTTGCTCACTCTGGCGATGGTTGCCTGGGGAATTTATAACTTCAGCACGCTGGCCATCGACGCGGTGCCCGACATTACCAACAACCAGGTACAGGTGATTACCGTTTCACCATCGCTGGCACCGCAGGAGATAGAGCAATTTATCAGCTTCCCGGTAGAGATTGCCATGGCCAATATTCAGGACGTTACGGAAATACGCTCCATCTCGCGCTATGGTCTCTCGGTGGTAACCATTGTTTTTAAAGATAAAGTGAATTCTTATTTGGCGCGCCAACTGGTGAGTGAGCAGATAAAAATGGCCGAAGGCGACATCCCCGACGGTATGGGCTCCCCCGAAATGATGCCCGTGACCACCGGCCTTGGCGAAATTTACCAGTATGTACTCGAACCCAAGCCCGGCTATGAAGACATGTATTCGCTCATGGAGATTCGTACCATTCAGGACTGGATTGTAAAGCGTTTCCTTTCGGGAATACCGGGAATTGTCGAAATAAGCAGTTTTGGCGGATTGGTAAAACAATACGAAGTAACCATCGACCCGCGCACCCTCGTGGGAATGAATTTAACCATTTCTGAAATTTTTGAAGCCCTGGAGCAAAACAACCAAAATACCGGCGGCAGCTACATCGAAAAAGGTCCGAACGCCTACTATATCCGCGCCGAAGGTTTGGTGAAAAATTTAGACGATATTGGTAACATCCTTGTAAAAAAACAAGGCGGCGTGCCTGTCAAAATAAAAGACGTAGCCACCGTTCAATTTGGCGCACCACCGCGTTTTGGAGCTATGACCAAGGATGGCAAAGGCGAAGTAGTGGGCGGCATCACCCTGATGCTTAAGGGCGAAAATTCAAACCAGGTAGTAAAGAATGTGAAATCACGCATTGAAGAGCTACACAAAATCCTACCCGAAGGCATCACTATCAATCCCTACCTCGACCGCTCCGAGCTAATCCACAAAACTATCAACACCGTAAGCGAAAACCTCATCCTGGGCGGGCTCATCGTTATCTTTGTGCTGGTGCTGCTGCTGGGCAACCTGCGCGCCGGCCTTATCGTAGCTTCCGTGATCCCGCTCTCGATGCTATTTGCTTTTTCGATGATGAACCTCTTTGGGGTCTCGGCCAACCTGATGAGCCTGGGGGCTCTCGACTTTGGGATGATCGTAGATGGCACGGTGATCATCGTCGAGGGCATCATTCACCAATTGCATCGCAACTACAAAGGAAAAATCACCCAGTCGCAGCTCGACGAGAGCATCTCCCAGGCGGGCCACCGTGTGAGCCGTGCCGCCGTTTTTGGCATAGTCATCATCCTCATCGTCTATCTGCCCATCCTTGCTTTTACAGGAATCGAAGGTAAGATGTTCAAACCTATGGCGCAAACCGTCAGCTTTGCACTCATTGGCGCTTTACTGCTTTCGTTCACCTATGTTCCCATGATTTCTTCGTTGGCTTTAAGCAGAAAAGTGAGTCATAAAACCAACATTGCCGACCGCATCATGAATTTTTTCAAACGTATGCACCGGCCCACCTTGGAGGTAGCAATGCGCTATAAATTTACGGTAATCCTTTTGGTGGTGGTATTGCTGGCGGTGAGCTTTTATCAGTTCTCGCGGATGGGCGGCGAATTCCTGCCTACCCTCGAAGAAGGCGACATCGCTGCGCAGATGACACTGCCGCCCGGATCGTCGCTCTCCGAAAGTATTGCTACCAGCACCAAAGCTGAGAAAATCCTTCTTGAGAGGTTCCCGGAGGTGCAAAGCGTAGTCTCCAAAATAGGAACTGCTGAAATACCCACCGACCCCATGGCGGTAGAAGATGCCGATATCATGATAGTGATGAAACCAAAGAGCGAATGGGTTTCAGCGGACAACCGCGAAGATCTGATGCAGCTGATGAAACAGGAACTCGACGTTCTGGCCGGCATTTCTTTTGAATTTACGCAGCCTATCCAATTGCGTTTTAACGAGCTGATGACAGGCGTAAGATCTGATGTTGCTGTAAAAATCTACGGCGAAGAGCTGGATATTCTCTATGAAAAAGCAAATCAGGCTGCCGCTATCATCGATAAGATTGCCGGAGCCGGCGATGTGCGCGTAGAGCATATTGTAGGCCTGCCACAAATCGTGGTGAACTACGATTATGACAAGCTGGCGCTTTACGATGTAAACATCAAAGAAGTGAACAAGATTATCCGTGCAGCTTTTGCCGGCGAGGCCGCCGGAGTTGTCTTTGAGGGTGAACGGCGTTTTGAGCTGGTGGTGCGCCTCGCCGAAAACTACCGAACCAACCAGAACAGTCTGCAAAATCTGCGTATAAACCGACCGGGTCAGAAGTTGGTGCTGCTGAGTCAGGTGGCCGATATTTCGTTTAAAGAAGGCCCCATGCAAATCTCGCGCGACGACACCAAACGCCGTATTGTTGTCGGCATCAATGTGCGCAACCGTGATGTGGAGTCGTTTGTGAAGGAAATGGACGAGCGCCTTTCGGCAAATCTCACACTGCCTGCCGGCTACTACTTAACTTATGGCGGCTCTTTCGAGAACCTGCGTGCCGCCCAGCGCTCTTCCGGCGTAGCTGTTCCCGTGGCGCTTGCGCTGATATTTATACTGCTCTATTTTGCTTTCCATTCGGTGAAGCAATCGTTGATGGTATTTACAGCCATTCCGCTGGCAGCCGTTGGCGGAATCTGGGCGCTCTACCTTCGCGACATGCCTTTTAGCATCTCCGGTGGCGTCGGGTTTATTGCGCTCTTTGGCGTTGCTGTTCTCGATGGCATCGTGTTGATTTCCTATTATAACCAACTCGAAAAAGAAGGCATCACCGACATTTACGAACGTGTTCGCGTTGGTACCGCCGACCGGTTGCGTCCGGTGCTGATGACCTCTTTTGTGGCGGCGCTGGGCTTTTTACCCATGGCCATCTCCACCGCTGCCGGCGCCGAGGTGCAGCGTCCGCTAGCAACGGTGGTCATTGGTGGTATCACTTCTGCCACTTTCCTCACGCTGGTAGTGCTGCCGATTTTGTATCTTATTTTTAATGAAAAAATTAAAATATCGTTTAAGCGTAAAATGAAAATACCCTTGTGGCTTTTACTGTTGATTATTCCCGCTGCACTCTCAGCACAAAATCAGGAGCGCCCGCAAACCCTTTCGCTGCAACAGGCGCTGCAGATGGCCGTCGAAAATAATTACGAACTCAAAAATGCGCGCATCAATGTGGAGATTGCCGACAAGTTGCGCAAAACGGCTTTCGACCTGCCCGCTCCCGAAGCTACTTACGAATGGGGACAAATCAACTCGGCACTCAGCGACCGGCACCTCAGCATCAGTCAGTCGGTAGCTTTTCCTACCGTTTATATCAGCCGCAGCAAACTGCAAAAACGCAATCTGCTGATGCGCCAAAGCGAATTTGTGGTTACCGAAGCAGCCATTTTACGACAGATCAAAACATTGTACATCCAATGGATGACGGCTTACGCCAAACACCAACTGACGCAGCAGGAAGAAAGTATTTACAGGGATTTCACCAGGGCGGTGCAGCTCCGCTACCAAACCGGGGAAGTGCCGTTGCTCACGCAATCGGTAGCTGAAACACAAGCGCTGTCCATCGAAAATAAGATGTACACCAACCTGATGGCGCAAAACGAATACGAGCAAATGCTCAAAAACTTATTGGGAATCAGCGGAAGCTATGTTCCGGGGCAACAAATGCTAAAGCTGCCGGCGCCGGCATTGCCTGCTGAAATTACCGAAAACAGCGCCCCTTCGCTTGCTTATCTGCAAACCAAAAGCAACCTGATGGAAGCGGCGCTTAGCGTAGAGCGCAACAAATATTTTCCGGCTTTCAACGTGGGATATTTCAACCAAACCATCGACGAAACCACCGGTTTCGATGGTTGGCAGGTGGGTGTGAGCGTGCCGCTGTGGTTCTGGCCGCAGCAGGCGCAGGTGCAGGTGGCCAAATTGCAGCAACAGCAGGTGATAGCGGAACTCGATTTCCAACGGACACGCCTCAACAGCGAGCTGCACCGACTGGCCAACCAGCTAATACTTGTGCAGCAGATGGTGGACAGATTCGAAGCGCAAGCTCTCGCAAAAGCCGACCAGATACTCACCGACAGCCAAACCAGCCTTATGGCCGGCGAAATGACCTATTTTGAATTTGTGATGAGCATCTCACACGCTTATCAAATCAAATATGATTATCTGGAGCTGCTTGCCAATTACAACCTCACCATCATCCAACTTGAAGAAATCATCAATGCCAACAACAACTAA